AACAAGACGAAGGAAGGCAGGCAGAAGAACCGCCGCGTCACGGCCGTGTTCAGCAAGATGTAAAGAATTATCCGTTGATCCTGAGAAAAGTCCCTCGACGATGGTGTCCTGGGACTTTTTTCATCGATGGGGCCTTAGGGTCGTTCCGCGATGGGGCCGGGGGCCGGATGATTGTTCCGGTCTCCCGGCCTCGCGCGGAAACGGACCACCGGCATTCCGCCGCCGGCACCGCCCGGAGAAGGAGGACGTCTTGTTCGAAGGAAAGGTCATTCCAGGATATCGGCATCAGCCGGGATTTCACTGTGCCTCCAGCGCCATCCGCAACGTGCTCGCGTTCCACGGCATCCGGATCAGCGAGCCCGCCGTGATCGGCCTGGGGCGGGGGCCCGGCTTCTCCTACCACGTCATCGATCATCGCCCGTCACATCTCGTCCACATGCGCAACCTCGACCTGGAAGACAATTTCTTTCGGACCGTGGGGCTTGCCTTCCGGTGGCGGGAGACGGAGGACGCCGCGGAAGCGACGGCCCACGCGAAGGCATCGGTGGACCGGGGGCTGCCGGTCCTCATCCAGACCGACATCATCCATCTTCCCTACTTCAACACCGATCAGCACTTTCCCGGCCATGCCGTCGTCATCTGCGGCTACAGCGAGGACAAGCAGGAATTCTACGTCTCGGACACCCTCCACCCGGAGGCCCTGGCCGTGTCCATCCCGGACATGGAGCGGGCGCGGACGTCCGTCTTCCCGCCTTTCGCCCTGAGGAACCGGGCCTTCGTGCTCGAGGATCCGTCCGCGTTCCGCGTGGACGAGGCCGTCGTGCGGGGAGCCGTATGCCGCTGGGCACAGGAGAACCTGAACGGCATCCCCGGTTTTCCCTGGCCCTATGGCGTTCGTTCGCTGGAGGACCTCATCGGGGATCTGTCCAACTGGAAGGAGGCGGCG
This DNA window, taken from Syntrophales bacterium, encodes the following:
- a CDS encoding BtrH N-terminal domain-containing protein, yielding MFEGKVIPGYRHQPGFHCASSAIRNVLAFHGIRISEPAVIGLGRGPGFSYHVIDHRPSHLVHMRNLDLEDNFFRTVGLAFRWRETEDAAEATAHAKASVDRGLPVLIQTDIIHLPYFNTDQHFPGHAVVICGYSEDKQEFYVSDTLHPEALAVSIPDMERARTSVFPPFALRNRAFVLEDPSAFRVDEAVVRGAVCRWAQENLNGIPGFPWPYGVRSLEDLIGDLSNWKEAADWQWSARFTYQIIERRGTGGAGFRTLYRQFLEESEERYPGLREYRLSQDLAGIEALYHDMATGFRAVSDGKDPDFSPVRPVLERLLERENALYRKIVASL